Proteins encoded by one window of Panicum virgatum strain AP13 chromosome 7N, P.virgatum_v5, whole genome shotgun sequence:
- the LOC120682031 gene encoding cysteine proteinase 1-like gives MARRGLRPLAGAALLLLALFSAAALCSAEPEEAASAAEDPLIEQVVGAGADGDELELNAEAHFASFVRRFGKSYRDEDERAHRMSVFKANLRRARRHQRLDPTAVHGVTKFSDLTPAEFRRQFLGLRRSSARDLLKGSSAHKAPILPTDGLPTDFDWREHGAVGPVKNQGSCGSCWSFSTSGALEGAHYLATGKLEVLSEQQMVDCDHECDASDPRSCDAGCNGGLMTTAFSYLEKVGGLESEKDYPYTGSDGTCKFDKSKIVAQVKNFSVVSVDEDQIAANLVKHGPLAIGINAVFMQTYIGGVSCPYICGRHLDHGVLLVGYGSAGYAPIRFKEKPYWIIKNSWGENWGENGYYKICRGPHVKNTCGVDSMVSTVTAIHTSKKE, from the exons ATGGctcgccgcggcctccgccccctcgccggcgccgcgctcctcctcctcgccctcttctccgccgccgcgctctgctCGGCGGAGCCCGAggaggccgcctccgccgcggaggACCCGCTCATCGAGCAGGTGGTCGGGGCCGGCGCGGACGGCGACGAGCTGGAGCTGAACGCGGAGGCGCACTTCGCCAGCTTCGTCCGCCGGTTCGGCAAGTCGTACCGCGACGAGGACGAGCGCGCGCACCGCATGTCCGTGTTCAAGGCCAacctccgccgcgcgcggcgccacCAGCGACTCGACCCCACGGCGGTGCACGGGGTCACCAAGTTCTCCGACCTCACCCCGGCCGAGTTCCGCCGCCAGTTCCTCGgcctccgccgctcctccgcccgggACCTGCTCAAGGGGTCGTCCGCGCACAAGGCGCCCATCCTCCCCACCGACGGCCTTCCGACCGACTTCGACTGGCGTGAACACGGCGCCGTCGGACCCGTCAAGAACCAG GGCTCGTGCGGGTCGTGCTGGTCCTTCAGCACGTCGGGGGCGCTGGAGGGGGCGCACTACCTCGCCACCGGCAAGCTCGAGGTGCTCAGCGAGCAGCAGATGGTCGACTGCGACCACGAG TGCGATGCATCCGACCCACGCTCATGCGATGCAGGATGCAATGGTGGCTTGATGACTACAGCTTTCAGCTATCTCGAGAAAGTTGGTGGCCTAGAGAGTGAGAAAGATTACCCTTACACTGGGAGTGACGGCACCTGCAAGTTTGACAAGTCCAAAATTGTAGCTCAAGTGAAAAACTTCAGCGTTGTATCTGTGGATGAAGACCAAATTGCTGCTAATTTGGTTAAACATGGCCCACTCGCAA TCGGTATCAATGCAGTATTCATGCAGACATACATCGGGGGTGTCTCGTGCCCATACATTTGTGGAAGGCATCTTGACCATGGTGTTCTCCTAGTTGGCTATGGATCTGCTGGATACGCGCCAATCCGCTTCAAGGAAAAGCCCTACTGGATCATCAAGAACTCCTGGGGTGAGAACTGGGGTGAGAATGGTTATTACAAGATTTGCAGGGGTCCGCATGTGAAAAACACATGCGGTGTTGATTCGATGGTTTCTACGGTCACTGCCATCCACACCTCCAAGAAGGAATAG